CCCAACTGGGTGGCATCCAAGGACGGCGGCGACGAGGGCATGAGCCGAGCCTATCAGTACTTCGAACTCGAAGCATTTGCTTCGAGTTCGAAGCAGTGCTAGCGTAATCGACAGTTGCTTCGAATTCGAAGTAAGCAATCGGAAGGGGAAGACCATGAAGGCAGTACGGTTCCACGAAACCGGCGGCTCGGAGGTTCTGCGCTACGAAGACGCGGACCTGCCGGTCCCCGGTGCCGGTGAGGTGCGCATCCAGGTGGCCGGGTCGGCGTTCAACCCGGCCGACGCCGGAATCCGCGGCGGCTTTCTGCCGATCCCGGTGACGTTGCCGCACGTTCCGGGCTACGACGTGTCCGGCACGATCGACGCGATCGGCCACGGGGTGGACGGCCGCACCGTGGGTGAGAACGTCGTCGGGTTCATACCCATGAATGCCGACGGCTCGGCAGCGCAATACGTCGTCGCCCCGGTGGAAGCGCTGGTGAAAGCTCCGACGAGCATCCCGCTGGCCGAGGCGGCCGGGTTGCCGTCGGTCGGGCTCACCGCGTCACAGGCACTCTTCGAGGCGGGCGAGCTCGAGGCCGGGCAACGGGTGCTGATCAACGGTGCCGGCGGCCCGGTGGGCGGGTACGCCGTGCAGCTGGCCAAGCGCGCGGGTGCGTACGTCATCGCCACGGCGAGCCCGCGCAGTGGCGAGATCGTGAAGGCGGCCGGTGCGGACGAGATCATCGACTACACGGCCACCGCCGTGCTCGACGCGGTGACCGAGCCGGTCGATGTGCTGCTCAATCTGGCCCCGATCACCCCTGAAGGATTCACCGCCCTGGTCACGCGCGTCCGTGATGGCGGCGTGGTCGTCTCCACGACACCGACCGTGACGACGCCCGGCGACGACGAGCGAAACGTGCGCTCGGCCACGATCTTCGTCCACCCCGACGCCGACGTGCTCGCGCACCTCGTCGCCCTCGTCGACCGCGGTGATCTTCACGTCGAGATCGCCCGGCGCGTGCCGCTGAGCGAGCTGCCCGCGATCCATCGGCAGGCCGACGCGGGCGAGATCCACGGCAAGGTCGTCGCTGTCCCACCCGCAGTCTGACGATCCGCCTCGACCCGCCGATATCGACCGTCACCGACGAGCCACACCGTCTCTCGATGCGTGAACAGGTCCGCGGTTCGAAGTAGCTTCGTCGGCGCGCTAGGTGCGATCGATCGGCAGCAGCAGGCCCGTCTCGGGGTCGTACCAGCGACAGGATCGCCAGGGGAGGAGGAGTGACAGCACAGTGCCGGGTTCGGCGCGGAAGGTCGGTGGCGCTTGGACTCTCACCGTCTGTCCGGCGAGGGTCGTGGTGAGCAGGGTGGCGGAGCCGAGGGGTTCGAAAACCTGGAGTTCGGCCTCTACCGCGTGGCCTCGGTGCTCGCCGTTCACGACGATGGACTCGGGGCGGATGCCGAGCCTGATCGCCTTCCCGGCAAAGGTGGACAGGGCAGCGGGTGCGGGCAGTGATCGGCCGCCCAGGTCGAGACGGGGGCCGGACTCGCCGGCCGTGATCGTGCCGGTGAGGAAGTTCATGGGCGGGCCGCCGAGGAAGGCGCCGACGAATTCCGTTGCGGGATCGTCGTATACGTCGGTGGGTGCGCCGCACTGAACCACCACGCCCGCGCGCATGACCGCCACCCGATCGCCCAGCGACAGCGCCTCCACCTGGTCGTGCGTGACGTAGATCGTGGTGGTGCCGAGCTCGGCGACCAGCTTCTTCAACTCGGCGCGAAACGACATGCGCAGCAGGGCATCCAGATTCGACAAAGGCTCGTCCATGAGCAGGACATCGGCGTCCATCACGATCGCGCGGGCCACCGCGACCCGCTGGCGCTGCCCCCCGGACAGTTTCGCCGGATAGCGATCGAGATACGGTGTGAGCTGCAGTAGTTCGGCGGCCCAAGCGACCTTGCGCCGCACCTCCTCGCCTGACACCCCGTGCATGCGCAGCCCGAAACCGATGTTGTCGGAGACCTTTTTGTTGGGGAACACCGCATAGGACTGGAACACCATCGACAGGTTGCGCCGTCGCGGTTCGAGATAGGTGACGTCCCGGCCGCCGATCACGATCTGCCCCGAGTCCGGCACCTCCAGTCCGGCGATCATCCGCAGCAATGTCGTCTTGCCGCAGCCGGAAGGCCCGAGCAGCACCACGAATTCGCCGTCGTCGACCGTGAGCGATACCTCGTCGGTGGCGCGGGCCGCGCCGCCGGGATAGGTCTTCACCAGGTCACGCAGGACCACCTCAGCCATCGCGGATCCCTGTCGTCGGAAGGTCTTTCATCGAAGCGTCGTCCCCCACATATTCACCAGATAGCGGCGCATCACCAGGATGAACAACAGCGCCGGGATGATCAGCGCGAACCCGCCCGCGAAACGGTACGGCGCCGACGCCTCCGACAGCGAGGTGAGCACCTGTGCCGGCAGCGTGCGGTGGCCCAATGTCACGATCGTCGCTCCCAGGATCTCGTTCCAGGACAGCACGAAGGTGAAGATCGACGAGGCGGCCAGCCCCGGAAGCGCCAGCGGCACCACCACTGTGCGGGCGGCCTGCCAGCGTGTGCAGCCGAAGACCTGCGCGGCTTCCTCCAGATCGGCCGGCACCGCGACGAAGATGCTCGCGGTGATGAGTACGGTGGTCGGCAGGGCCAGGGTGGTGTGTACCAGTGTCACGGCCAGCACTGTGTCGTAGACGTGGGCGTGCAGGAAGATCGTCGCCAGCGGCACCGACAGCACCACGATCGGCAACGCGCGCACCAGCAGAATGAACACCTGATAGGTGTCCTTACCGCGGAACGCGTAGCGCGCCAGCGCATATCCCGCGGGCGCGCCGATCACCAGTGACCAGAACACCGTGTAGAGCCCGACCAGCACCGAGTTACCGAAAGCGGGCGCCGTTCCCGTCGCCCGGAAGAACGACGACAGCGTTTCGACCGAAAAGTGATCGGGGATCAACGGTTTCGGAAACCTGTCCAGAGTCTCGCGCGAGGACACCGCCGAGAGCCCGATGAGCACGATCGGCAACGCCATGAACACCGTCACCGCGATGCATCCCAGCTGGACACCCACGGCCCGCCACCGCCGCCTGCGTAGCGGTGCTCGATCGACCGGCGGTAGGGCAGTTCGCGACTCGGCGGCACCGGTGCCCGGGAACACCTCGCTCATCGTGCATCCTTCGGCTGTCGCACGGTCCGCAGATACAACGCCGCGGTGCCGAGTGAAATGGCCAGCACGACAAGGGAAACGCAGCTCGCCACCGCGGGATTCTGCAGATTCGCATACCACTGGTAGGTCTCGCCGACCAGCAGCGGGAAATCGCGCCCGGTCAGGGCCTGCGCGACCGCGAAGGCCTGCAGCGCCAGGATGGTTCGCAGGATCAGCGCCGCCTGCAGGCTCGGTCCGAGCAGCGGCAGCGTGACGTGGCGCAGCCGCTGCCAGAGGCTCGCGCCGAAAACCTGTGCGGCCTCCTCGTAATCGCGCGGAATCAGCTGCACTCCCGCGACCACGATGACGAACACCAGCGACGTGGCGCGCCAGATCTCGGCGAGCACGACGGCCAACAGCATCGTGCCGGTGTGCTGGTAGCTCAGCCACTGCACCCCGTCGTGGGACACCCCGAGCCATACCAGCAGCGAATTCAGGTAACCGCGATTGCCGAAGATCGACAGCCACACCAGGCCGGCGGCCAGCTCCGAGATCGCCAAGGGCAGGCACCAGAGATAGAAGTGCCCACCCGCGAGTCCGGGCCGGGCCTGCAGCAGCAGCGCCATCCCGACGGCGAGCACCAGCTGGATCGGGACGACGATAACCAGCAGCAACAACGTATTCCGCAGCGCTTTCAGGAAGTACGGATCACCGAACAGACGATGCCAGTGGGCCAGCGTGAACCCGTGGCCGTCTTCGAAGGCGGCGAGCACTCCCTGTATCAGCGGCCAGCCGAACAGCGCCGCCATCAGCACCAGCGAGGGCAGCAGCAGCATCCACGGGGAGCGCAATCGTGCGGTCATGGTTACTCCACCCGGCACAGTTCGGCGACCGGGTCGGGGGCCCAGCACGGCACCTTCAGGTCGTCGAGGATACTTTGCAACACCCGTGCCTGCTGATCGAGCGTCGATCGAATATCGGCCCCACCCAGCACGATCGAGCGGAAACTGTCTTGGAACACCTTGTTCACCTCACCCTCGCGCCGGCCCAGGCCCACCGGTGGCAGCGAGACGATCGCGCCCGGCGCCCGCTGCTGGCGTTGCACCGCCTCGGCCTCGAGTTGGATCGCCGGGGGCAGATCTCGTGGGATCGCCGCGCTGACGGCGGGGAAGAAACCATTGGAGCGCAGCAGCGCAATCTGGTTGTCCGGCTGGGTGAATGCGGTGATCGTGCGCTGTGCCAGCTCGAAATCCGGACAGCCCTTGGGAATTGCCAGCCCGGCCAGCACGGCCATGTAGCCCAGTCCATGTGTGCCGCGGGGCGCGGGCACCATCCGCCAATTCCGGGGATCGCGTTCGGGCGCGTGCACCAAGCGCACCACGTGATCCCAGGCCATGCGCACCTCGCCGCTCTCGAGCGGCTCCTGCATGAAGTCGTAGGTGGTGCTCGCCGGCACGCAGTTGGACCACAGCTCGCGCAAGTACTCCCAGGCGGTGACGGCCTCGGCGGAACGAAACGTGGTGATCTGACCGCCGGTGAACGACGGCAGCAGATAACCCTGAGTGAACCTGTGCAGCAGCCCTTTCGGGCCCGCGGGCAGGCCCAGCATCGGGTGATTGCCATTGGCGCGGCGGGCCGCGACAGCCCAGTCGAGAAATTGGTCGTAGGTCAGCGCCGCGACATCGACGCCGGAGGGCAGATGCTCCAGCGCCTCGGCGTGTGCGGCGAGCACGTAACTCGCGGTGGCCCAGGGGATGTACCAGGTGCGGTCGGTGCCGGACTTCGCGAGCCGCAGGTAATCCGGTGACCAGCCGCGGTTTCCGAGATCGATGAGCAGGCCGGTCGAGTCCTGCAGGTATTTCGGTGCCAGTGGGGCCAGGTCGCCGTGCAGCCCGGCGAGCAGGCCGATCTTCGTCGAACCCGCCCCCACCTGGCTGCGCACCTGCGTCGAGAACGGGCCCTCCTCGACGGTCACGTAGCTGATGCCGGGCGCGGTCCGGCCCAGCAGAGACCGGAAGCGTTCGGCCTCGTCCGTGGGACGAAACTGGGTGGACAGCAGGATCATTGCGCCACCGCCGGTGGTGGCGAAGCCGGTACACGCCGCCGCGGTGAGCGCCGCCGCGCCGATACCCGCCGCGTGCAGGAGGGATCTGCGCGTCGTTCCCAATCGTGGCATCCCTTGCCCCTTGCAGCACCAACCGTGGCATACAGCCCGTTGCCAGGGTGGAACTTAAGTGGCGTCAGGGCGATTGTCAAAGGAACCGACAGGAAGGAACACGCTCGTTACATCGTGCCGATGCGTCGCACCACAACGCCCACTTCGGTGACCGATCCGCGGCGGTGTCGGG
The genomic region above belongs to Nocardia spumae and contains:
- a CDS encoding NADP-dependent oxidoreductase, whose protein sequence is MKAVRFHETGGSEVLRYEDADLPVPGAGEVRIQVAGSAFNPADAGIRGGFLPIPVTLPHVPGYDVSGTIDAIGHGVDGRTVGENVVGFIPMNADGSAAQYVVAPVEALVKAPTSIPLAEAAGLPSVGLTASQALFEAGELEAGQRVLINGAGGPVGGYAVQLAKRAGAYVIATASPRSGEIVKAAGADEIIDYTATAVLDAVTEPVDVLLNLAPITPEGFTALVTRVRDGGVVVSTTPTVTTPGDDERNVRSATIFVHPDADVLAHLVALVDRGDLHVEIARRVPLSELPAIHRQADAGEIHGKVVAVPPAV
- a CDS encoding ABC transporter ATP-binding protein is translated as MAEVVLRDLVKTYPGGAARATDEVSLTVDDGEFVVLLGPSGCGKTTLLRMIAGLEVPDSGQIVIGGRDVTYLEPRRRNLSMVFQSYAVFPNKKVSDNIGFGLRMHGVSGEEVRRKVAWAAELLQLTPYLDRYPAKLSGGQRQRVAVARAIVMDADVLLMDEPLSNLDALLRMSFRAELKKLVAELGTTTIYVTHDQVEALSLGDRVAVMRAGVVVQCGAPTDVYDDPATEFVGAFLGGPPMNFLTGTITAGESGPRLDLGGRSLPAPAALSTFAGKAIRLGIRPESIVVNGEHRGHAVEAELQVFEPLGSATLLTTTLAGQTVRVQAPPTFRAEPGTVLSLLLPWRSCRWYDPETGLLLPIDRT
- a CDS encoding carbohydrate ABC transporter permease codes for the protein MSEVFPGTGAAESRTALPPVDRAPLRRRRWRAVGVQLGCIAVTVFMALPIVLIGLSAVSSRETLDRFPKPLIPDHFSVETLSSFFRATGTAPAFGNSVLVGLYTVFWSLVIGAPAGYALARYAFRGKDTYQVFILLVRALPIVVLSVPLATIFLHAHVYDTVLAVTLVHTTLALPTTVLITASIFVAVPADLEEAAQVFGCTRWQAARTVVVPLALPGLAASSIFTFVLSWNEILGATIVTLGHRTLPAQVLTSLSEASAPYRFAGGFALIIPALLFILVMRRYLVNMWGTTLR
- a CDS encoding carbohydrate ABC transporter permease gives rise to the protein MTARLRSPWMLLLPSLVLMAALFGWPLIQGVLAAFEDGHGFTLAHWHRLFGDPYFLKALRNTLLLLVIVVPIQLVLAVGMALLLQARPGLAGGHFYLWCLPLAISELAAGLVWLSIFGNRGYLNSLLVWLGVSHDGVQWLSYQHTGTMLLAVVLAEIWRATSLVFVIVVAGVQLIPRDYEEAAQVFGASLWQRLRHVTLPLLGPSLQAALILRTILALQAFAVAQALTGRDFPLLVGETYQWYANLQNPAVASCVSLVVLAISLGTAALYLRTVRQPKDAR
- a CDS encoding ABC transporter substrate-binding protein, which encodes MPRLGTTRRSLLHAAGIGAAALTAAACTGFATTGGGAMILLSTQFRPTDEAERFRSLLGRTAPGISYVTVEEGPFSTQVRSQVGAGSTKIGLLAGLHGDLAPLAPKYLQDSTGLLIDLGNRGWSPDYLRLAKSGTDRTWYIPWATASYVLAAHAEALEHLPSGVDVAALTYDQFLDWAVAARRANGNHPMLGLPAGPKGLLHRFTQGYLLPSFTGGQITTFRSAEAVTAWEYLRELWSNCVPASTTYDFMQEPLESGEVRMAWDHVVRLVHAPERDPRNWRMVPAPRGTHGLGYMAVLAGLAIPKGCPDFELAQRTITAFTQPDNQIALLRSNGFFPAVSAAIPRDLPPAIQLEAEAVQRQQRAPGAIVSLPPVGLGRREGEVNKVFQDSFRSIVLGGADIRSTLDQQARVLQSILDDLKVPCWAPDPVAELCRVE